The sequence below is a genomic window from Anaerobacillus alkaliphilus.
CCGCTAAGAATGAAAAGCAAGCTTTTCATTCTCCGCTCGACTTGCATGTATTAGGCACGCCGCCAGCGTTCGTCCTGAGCCAGGATCAAACTCTCCATAAAAGTGTTTGACAAAAGCTCAAAAATAAATAATTCATTGACGAGATATTTAATATCTCTTTAATTCGCTTGGCTGTGTGTTCAGTTTTCAAAGAACAATTAGTAAGTCGTTTTAGCGACAAGATTTATTATACCACAATAACAAAACGTATGCAACATCTTTTTTAAAATGTTTTAATTTTTGTTTGTTTCAGTTCATCGCATCCTTCAGAAGCGACAAGTAATAATATATCACAACAATTCGTATCAATGCAAATTGTATTTTCTGGAAAAACAATAACATTTCGTTTTGTTTTACTCAGGTTTATAAGATTACCATAAACAAAATAAAAATACAACTTTTTTATCAACAGTACTTCCTCTTTTATTCCCCTCCTAACTGTTTGTCTACATGTGCATTACTTACTTCTATTATTAACAAAACTTTTATCCAATTGCCTCCTATCATAGTGTAAAATAAAATTGGCTTAAAACAAAATACATATTAATCATAATAACAACAAGGAAGTGACACATGTTTAAATCAATCATTCCACGAAAAAGAAAAACTGATTACAATTCAAAACTGATAGAAAAGAGTCATCGTATTGAACAGCTAATTGATCGAACCTCCGATATTGTCATAGAAACAAATCAAATGGCAGGTACAGTTAAAAGTATCCTTTCTGAACAAGATGAAATCTCTAAGAAGCAATCTGCCTCCATTAAAGACCTTACCAAAAACATTGGAGAATTTGCTAAAGATACTGAAGAAATCACCCTAAAGGTTACAGAACTCTCGAACGTTGTATTAGATGCATCACAAAAATGTGAAGATGTAAACCATAAAACGATTGAAATGGTCGAGATTTCACAACAAGGAAAACTATCTATGAAGGAAACATCAGAAAACGTCCAAGCTGTTATTCAGTCAATTAATAGCTTAACAGATACGGTTTCTCTAGCTGGAAACTCAGCCCTTGAGATCAAAACAATTATACAGGTCATAAATAACATTGCCTCTCAAACAAATTTATTGGCCCTAAATGCTTCTATAGAAGCTGCTCGTGCTGGTGAGCATGGCAAAGGCTTTGCAGTTGTTGCGCAAGAAATCAGACTACTCTCAGAGAGCGTCACAGAAGCTACCAAGACAATTGAACAACTAATTGGCAATGTTGAAAGTATTATTAATCAAGCTGTCAATCAATCACAATCAAATCGCGAGAGTATAAATCTTGTTCAACGATCCGTAGGAGTAACTGAACAAGTGTTTAACAACATGCTAAACTCCGGGATTGAATTTAAAGATAACATTAATTATGTAGTGAAAGACATGACTGAAGCTAGTATCTTTGCTAAGGAAATAACAGATCTAACTCAAACGCAACTAGCAACAGCTCAAGAAATATACGCCACCACCGAGTCTGTTAAAGAGATGACCATAGATGGGAATAATAATAACAAAGCGGTATCGAATAATGTAAACGAACTATTTATAAATGTAAATCAGATTGGTAGAAGGACTGTTTTAGAAACTGGAAAAAATGGAGAACAAGGTTATTTTTCATACCGGCATAATCTTGAAGGCGTCTTTGAATATGTTACTGAATCCGTTGAAAAAGTATTAGGCTATTCTACAGACGAGTTTATGCAGAACTTTGAAACGTTCTTAACCGATCATACAGTAAACAAAAAAGCAGTTAACTATACCGAATCATCTCTAACTGGAATACAGCAACCTAAATATTATACGGAATTGTATAGAAAAGATGGGACGAAATGCTTTGTTGAAATAACGGAGGTTCCTGTATTTAATGAAAACCATGAAGTAATAGGGGTCGAAGGACTCGTTAAGGAAATGAAGAATTTCTCAATTTAATAGTAAAGAGAACTAAAGTCCAAAGGCATAATCTTTGGACTTTTTCACTCAATCAACATTTTTGTAGTAGAGTATCGTTGCTGCTAATGTACCGTCAGCGGACATTGCATAGTTAGGAATACGACCACCTTCTATATATCCTAACGAATGATAGAGATTATTTGATGGATCTCCTTCTCTCGTATCTAAGACAATTAATGACCGTTGTTCTTGCTTAGCTATTTGTTCGGCTTTCTCCATCAGTATACGTCCTATCCCATTCCGACGAAAATTTGGGTGGGTCATTAATTTTGCAACTTCAGCTCTATGTCTACCATTCTGCTTCATTGATAGATGAAGTTGTACACTCCCGACAATTTGCTCATTTAATTTCGCAACTAATAAGACTACCCCCGGTCCTAACACTGTTTTCCAATAGTCTATAGCATCAGTATTTGACAATGGTGGCAAAAAACCAATAGAAGCTCCATCCTCCACTACTATTGCTAAGAGTTCAGCAAGTTCATTAAAATGTACTTCAGAAAAAATTTGTTCAATTCTAATCTGCTTATCCATAACTACACTCCTATTAAGCTATTATAAATATAATTTTTTTATGTAAGGACAGACAAAAGCTATCACTAGATCCACAAAAAAGAGCGTGATTACCCCCACACTCTTCATTTTCGGATAAAGATGGAATGATATAAATGAAAAAAATATTCATTAATCTAGTTCTTGCATTTTATTGCTTTTTTAAGCATTGATAAGTTTCCTGATTACAAATAATATATAGAACAGCCTCATCCGGAATAGTTTCATCTAAACGTCTATTAATGTCTAATAAATTCCTGTCCGCAATTAAAGTAGCTCCTTTTTGTAATAGTGCTTGAAATGCATCATTATAGGTTTTCCAGGCTGGGTCTTTTGAAATCTTAAATAAGTCGTCCCCATATTGTCGACTAATTAACTGCGCGTATATCTGACTAACACCTTGATATAAAGCAGCTCTAACCGCTAAATGTGAGATTGTTTCTTGAGAGAGTATAAACTCATCTACTTTTACATGAGAGAAGTTTGACACATGTTTTTCAGTTGCAACTTCTACAGTTGTATGAACATGTGGCGCTAAACGTTCGACTGTAATGGAAACTAGCAATGTTTTCGCATCTTTTAATGATGGATCTTGAATTGTATCATCAGAAAAAACAATAACTGCTTTTGCTCTTTTGAGGTTTGCCTTCTCAAATGTTTCGCCCTCTGTAGGATCACCTTGGATATAGTGAACCCGATTATATGCTAAATCAATTGGAGACTGTCGTAATTGATCGACAATGACAACTTCAACTGATGAGTCCGAATCTAATATTTCCTTAACTGCGATATCTGTTTTCTTATTCCACCCGACAATTACAATATGACGCTCTTTCATATAATTCAATCTTCCTTCCTCCCTTTTCTTTCTAAAAATCGTAAACGAATCCACGAGTTTCCCGATGACTACCCCCAATAAACCTATTCCAAATAGGTACATAATTATTGAAAAAAGCTTTCCTGTCATCGTTACGGGAGAATAATCACCATAACCAACCGTAGCAAAAGTTGTCATAACAAAATAAAAGGTATTAAGTAAACTTTCAAAGTTATCAGGTTCAAGGTAAAACATAACAACCGTACAGAACAATATAAAAATACTAGTAGTAATAGCTAAAGTAATATTCTTCATCCTAATTAGCGACAAACTTATTTTTAGAAAAAAATGCATGGTAGTTCCCCTCACATATGTAAACGGGAAAAATTTCTTTTTCCCGTTCATTGATTAGACTTCAGTATATGGTACAAACATCGAGAGGTTACCGGTAATCAAGCCACCCACACGAAAGAAAAGGCCACTAGGTTCTCCAGCCAATACATGAGAGCCAATTAAAAGTTTTCCTGTATAAGGTCCGTCCCATGTATCAATCGTCTGATCAGGCATCGAGAAATATTGTTGGTACACCGTTTGTTGATTTTGGTAATGATCAACATCTTCTTCAAGAATTTGACCGTTAACCACGATTTGGATGCCTCCGCCTTCCCGACCAAGAACCGGCTTTTTCACATAAGATGAAAGTCTGTTTGGAGTTGAATACGTTGGCAAGAAATATTTTTCAATCGCATTTTGCTCAATTCGCGTAAACCACTCAGTTTTCTTTTCTGTAATTAAAGCTAAAATAGCTTTTGATTGCATTAATAAAGCCTGCGGGGGATTAATGACCTGTAACTTCTCTTCCATTATATGAACGAGAAACTGCTCTCCAATCGGTTCTCCTGTTCCACTTCTTTCTTCAAGAAAAAATTCCATTGGATAAAGACGGTAAAGGTATGTAATCGTTTCGCCGTCTGGTGTTTTTACACTGTCTTTCTCAACTACGATTTCTTCTAAAGGAATATATTTTGCTTTTTGAGGATAACAACTCATTAAATATTGAACCGTTTGCTTATCCTCTGTGTGCCAATCCGCACAAGTAAAGTAAAGCGTATCTGTAGAGCGAATATAATAATCCTTAATCACTTGGTACCAAGCATCTCTTACCCTATTGCCGAGCTGTGAATTCGGGTTAGGGAGTTGATGTTCCTGGCAAAGTACCTCTTGCCCAATTGCAGCCTCAACGATTCCAACAGGTGTGTCCGTATTAGCTTCTATCACTTTTAGCCCTTCGGCAGATGCAATAAAATCGTATCTTGTGAAATAGGAAAATCTCGTTTTAGCCTTTTTTAAAAACAAGTCCCATAACATAATTGGTAATCCTAAGTCATGAAGCACAGACGGATTTTTACCTATCTGTTCGAATGTCTTGGTGTATATATCGTTAACAGCACGAGAGGCATTTTCAATTTCACGTGCCATTCCTCTTGGTACAAGCAGTAAAGAATCACTCATGTACTGGTTATCTTCATAATTTTCATAAAGAGAACCCCAGGTAAAACCTTTTTCTGATGCCTTTTTTTCAACCGCTTCCCACTTTCTTAGGTAAGTCTCGGGATGAAATGGTTCTGTTAATGATTTATATGGAAGCATAGCCCCCCTCCTTTAAAAGCTAATACTAGCCGCCACAATGAGACCAACTAAAATAGAAACCCCACCTAATAGCAGGCCTACAGCAACGTTCCCTTTTTCTACTTCTTTTGCAAGATTCGTGTTTCGAGTAAGTACGTACTCTATTACTAGGTGAAGTACAATTTGAATAATAATCGCAACAAACGCCCATATTGCTAGGTCCACTAGATTGATTGAACTCCGGATCGCAGACTGAAGAACAACAACAAGACCACCCATTTTTCCTAAAAGCTTTAAAGAAACCGCTACATTCCCATTTTTTATTAACGCACGTTCAGAATAGGGAGTTATTAGTTTAAAGATATACGTACCGATTAAAAATAAAACTAAAGAAGTA
It includes:
- a CDS encoding methyl-accepting chemotaxis protein; translation: MFKSIIPRKRKTDYNSKLIEKSHRIEQLIDRTSDIVIETNQMAGTVKSILSEQDEISKKQSASIKDLTKNIGEFAKDTEEITLKVTELSNVVLDASQKCEDVNHKTIEMVEISQQGKLSMKETSENVQAVIQSINSLTDTVSLAGNSALEIKTIIQVINNIASQTNLLALNASIEAARAGEHGKGFAVVAQEIRLLSESVTEATKTIEQLIGNVESIINQAVNQSQSNRESINLVQRSVGVTEQVFNNMLNSGIEFKDNINYVVKDMTEASIFAKEITDLTQTQLATAQEIYATTESVKEMTIDGNNNNKAVSNNVNELFINVNQIGRRTVLETGKNGEQGYFSYRHNLEGVFEYVTESVEKVLGYSTDEFMQNFETFLTDHTVNKKAVNYTESSLTGIQQPKYYTELYRKDGTKCFVEITEVPVFNENHEVIGVEGLVKEMKNFSI
- a CDS encoding glutathionylspermidine synthase family protein; translated protein: MLPYKSLTEPFHPETYLRKWEAVEKKASEKGFTWGSLYENYEDNQYMSDSLLLVPRGMAREIENASRAVNDIYTKTFEQIGKNPSVLHDLGLPIMLWDLFLKKAKTRFSYFTRYDFIASAEGLKVIEANTDTPVGIVEAAIGQEVLCQEHQLPNPNSQLGNRVRDAWYQVIKDYYIRSTDTLYFTCADWHTEDKQTVQYLMSCYPQKAKYIPLEEIVVEKDSVKTPDGETITYLYRLYPMEFFLEERSGTGEPIGEQFLVHIMEEKLQVINPPQALLMQSKAILALITEKKTEWFTRIEQNAIEKYFLPTYSTPNRLSSYVKKPVLGREGGGIQIVVNGQILEEDVDHYQNQQTVYQQYFSMPDQTIDTWDGPYTGKLLIGSHVLAGEPSGLFFRVGGLITGNLSMFVPYTEV
- a CDS encoding GNAT family N-acetyltransferase — protein: MDKQIRIEQIFSEVHFNELAELLAIVVEDGASIGFLPPLSNTDAIDYWKTVLGPGVVLLVAKLNEQIVGSVQLHLSMKQNGRHRAEVAKLMTHPNFRRNGIGRILMEKAEQIAKQEQRSLIVLDTREGDPSNNLYHSLGYIEGGRIPNYAMSADGTLAATILYYKNVD
- a CDS encoding DUF350 domain-containing protein; this encodes MNLTYYLQTFDHFLIYLGTSLVLFLIGTYIFKLITPYSERALIKNGNVAVSLKLLGKMGGLVVVLQSAIRSSINLVDLAIWAFVAIIIQIVLHLVIEYVLTRNTNLAKEVEKGNVAVGLLLGGVSILVGLIVAASISF
- a CDS encoding potassium channel family protein, producing the protein MHFFLKISLSLIRMKNITLAITTSIFILFCTVVMFYLEPDNFESLLNTFYFVMTTFATVGYGDYSPVTMTGKLFSIIMYLFGIGLLGVVIGKLVDSFTIFRKKREEGRLNYMKERHIVIVGWNKKTDIAVKEILDSDSSVEVVIVDQLRQSPIDLAYNRVHYIQGDPTEGETFEKANLKRAKAVIVFSDDTIQDPSLKDAKTLLVSITVERLAPHVHTTVEVATEKHVSNFSHVKVDEFILSQETISHLAVRAALYQGVSQIYAQLISRQYGDDLFKISKDPAWKTYNDAFQALLQKGATLIADRNLLDINRRLDETIPDEAVLYIICNQETYQCLKKQ